In Malus sylvestris chromosome 16, drMalSylv7.2, whole genome shotgun sequence, the following are encoded in one genomic region:
- the LOC126609192 gene encoding uncharacterized protein LOC126609192: MRRELFEGILNAVVNHDHYFARKIDVVGRQSLSPHQKLTSAFRMLANGCSTDSTDEYCRLAESTAIENLKRFCQAIQAIYGATYLRKPTREDLKRLLRKADKRGFPGMIGSLDCMHWELKNCPTSWAGQFKGRHNKPTIMLEAVASYDTWIWHAFFGSPGSNNDINVLWSSPLFDEVVNGWAPEFRYKVNVEDEYIEFEEDSDEDVNDDQLTHARAIARDVEYLAPTTYETRHDRITLGEYMRRLNRIQALQIHDTLRKDLVEHVWRREGER; encoded by the exons ATGAGGAGAGAGCTTTTTGAAGGCATCTTGAACGCAGTTGTCAATCATGACCACTACTTTGCAAGGAAGATAGATGTCGTAGGCCGACAAAGTCTATCACCTCATCAAAAGCTCACATCTGCATTTCGAATGCTAGCTAATGGGTGCTCTACTGACTCAACTGACGAATATTGCCGACTTGCGGAGAGTACTGCTATTGAGAACCTGAAGCGCTTCTGTCAAGCAATTCAAGCCATATATGGAGCCACATACCTCCGCAAGCCAACTCGTGAAGACTTGAAAAGGCTTCTACGCAAGGCAGACAAAAGAGGCTTCCCGGGCATGATAGGAAGTCTCGATTGTATGCATTGGGAGTTGAAGAATTGTCCTACTAGTTGGGCTGGCCAATTCAAGGGCCGTCATAACAAGCCAACCATCATGCTGGAGGCTGTGGCATCTTAcgacacatggatttggcatgcattCTTCGGCTCTCCCGGATCAAACAACGATATCAACGTTCTTTGGTCTTCTCCTCTGTTCGATGAGGTTGTAAATGGATGGGCACCAGAATTTCGATACAAGGTAAATG tggaagatgagtacatcGAATTTGAAGAAGATTCAGACGAAGATGTGAATGATGACCAACTAACACATGCGAGAGCTATTGCAAGAGATGTTGAATATCTCGCTCCAACCACATATGAGACCCGACATGATAGGATCACCTTGGGTGAGTATATGAGACGTTTAAATAGAATTCAAGCTCTTCAAATTCATGACACACTCCGCAAGGATTTGGTTGAGCATGTGTGGCGTCGAGAAGGTGAACGTTGA
- the LOC126607815 gene encoding RING-H2 finger protein ATL16-like, with translation MDLGSKSYLIHVSQALPPSTTPGSSIFGTPIHHPDTSFPIIAVAGIGIVATAFLLVSYYIFVIKCCLNWHRVDILRRFSLSRNRRDEDQLMVYSPRVETRGLDEAVIRSIPLLQFKKDGNYIGMGEGSFCECAVCLNEFQEDEKLRIIPNCSHVFHIDCIDVWLQGNANCPLCRTSISTTPRFPFDRTVAPSSSPQDPSPYAGSLSGGDEDYVVIELSNDNTMDHAMLGRQGRSNSGEFSLSVRSISPSPRKLEHRVLPKKFERKFHNKITSMGDECIDIRGKDDQFLIQPIRRSFSMDSSADRQLYLAVQAAMQQQRQVSEVSPTEGCSSGRVRRSFFSFGNGRGSRNAILPVYLEP, from the coding sequence ATGGATCTTGGAAGCAAAAGCTATTTGATCCATGTGTCACAAGCTCTTCCTCCATCAACAACTCCAGGAAGCTCCATTTTTGGAACTCCGATTCACCATCCCGACACAAGCTTCCCCATTATAGCAGTTGCCGGAATAGGAATTGTAGCCACAGCTTTCTTGCTCGTCAGCTACTACATCTTTGTTATCAAATGCTGCCTCAACTGGCACCGTGTCGACATCCTCAGGCGATTCTCATTGTCGCGCAATAGGCGGGACGAAGACCAGCTCATGGTCTACTCCCCCCGTGTAGAGACCCGGGGGCTCGACGAAGCAGTGATCAGATCAATCCCATTGTTGCAATTCAAGAAAGATGGAAATTACATAGGAATGGGAGAGGGAAGCTTTTGCGAGTGTGCGGTTTGCTTGAATGAGTTTCAAGAAGACGAGAAGCTTCGAATCATACCGAATTGCAGCCACGTTTTCCACATTGATTGTATTGATGTTTGGCTTCAAGGCAATGCCAATTGCCCACTTTGTAGAACAAGCATTTCAACCACACCCAGATTTCCTTTTGATCGAACTGTCGCTCCAAGCTCTTCGCCCCAAGATCCAAGTCCGTACGCAGGTAGCCTCAGTGGAGGCGATGAAGACTACGTGGTTATTGAATTGAGCAACGATAACACGATGGATCATGCAATgcttggaagacaaggaagATCGAATTCCGGGGAGTTTTCACTATCAGTAAGATCTATTAGTCCTTCACCAAGGAAATTGGAACACAGAGTTTTGCCCAAgaaatttgagagaaaatttCACAACAAGATTACAAGCATGGGGGATGAATGCATTGATATCAGAGGGAAAGATGATCAGTTTTTAATCCAACCAATAAGGAGGTCTTTCTCAATGGACTCATCAGCTGATAGGCAGCTTTATTTGGCAGTTCAAGCGGCAATGCAGCAGCAAAGGCAAGTCAGTGAGGTCAGTCCCACTGAAGGTTGCAGTAGTGGTAGAGTTAGAagatctttcttttcttttggcaaTGGTAGGGGATCTAGAAATGCAATTCTGCCTGTTTATTTGGAGCCATAA